TTCACGACACGACCCAAACGTGATTCCCCTCTTCAAGATTTTTCTCTCCGCTTCCCGGAGGATTTCGAAGCGGAGCTCTTGCGGGAGGTAGTGGTATCCTCCTATTCTCTCCCCCTTCTCGTAGAGCGGCCACAGCTTCCCCCTAAGCTCCGGGAACTTGGCAAACATCCTCTTCTTCGAGTCCGCCCTGAGCTTGAGGGTGGAAACCGTTATGTGACTCACAAAGCTTAGGGCGTCGAGCGTCTCATCGAAGTCCTCCCACGTGTAGAAAGGGATTATCGGGTCTATGCGCGCGTAAACGGGAATCCCCGCTTCCTTCGCCTTCTTAAGCGCCCGGATTCTGGCCCTTGGAGATGGCGCGTTAGGCTCCAGCATCCTCGCCTTCCTCTCGTCCACTGTCGTCACGGTTATCCCGACGGCGCACTTCAGCTCGCTCAGTATATCGATGTCGCGCTCGAAGATATCCGACTTCGTGAGGAGCAGACAGCGGACGCCGTATCTCTTGAAGAGCTCCAGCACCTTCCGCGTTACCCCCAGCTCGCGCTCGATGGTCGGATACGGGTCGGAGGAGTAGGAGAGCGCTATGATGTGGCGTTTGTCGAACTTCCTCAGCTCCCTCTCCAGCTTTGACAGAAGGTTCTCCTTGGTTCTTACCCGAAAGGCGTTCGGGATGTAGCTCGTTATGTAGCAGTAGACGCAGGCGTGGTCACAGCCTGTGTAGACGTTCAGCGTGTACTTGAAGGGGCAGGTGCAGAGCTTCGCCTTCCAGGGGTCGAAGGGTCTTACGTACATCACCAGAGGTTTGGGAAATCCCTTTAAATCCCTTCCCGGACTGGTAACGGTGGTGAGAATGTCCGAGCCGGTGAAGGGAAAGGTCGAGTGGTTTAAGGATTATCAGTTCGTAGGGCACATCGAGGGTGACAAATGCTCCGTCATCCTCGGTGAGGGCGGCATAAGTCCGATGAAGCTCCTGCTTTTAAGCGTCGCTGGATGTACAGCCTACGACGTGGTCATGATACTCCAGAAGATGCGCGAGCCGATTAAAGGCTTGGAGGTCGAGATAAGCGGTGAGAGGCGCGAGGAGCACCCGAGGATTTACAGCAAGGTTCACCTGCACTATAAGATACATGGCAATGTAAGCGAGGAAAAGGCGAAGAGGGCGATAGAGCTGAGCCAGGACAAGTACTGCTCCGCAAGCGCCCACATAAAGCTCAGTGGGGCAAAGCTGACCTATTCCTTTGAGATAGTGAGGGAGGATTAGCTTTTTAACTCTTTGTTATCTGGCCGATATGGTGGGCCCCGTGATTGAGTATCTGAAGTATTTCATTATCCTTTATGGTGGTCTGTTCGCGATAACGAACCCGGTTGGAGCCGTGCCTGTTTTCCTGAGCGTCACCCATGACCTCAGCTGGCGTGAAAGGCGCGAGATAGCGACGAAGACCGCCATAGCCGTCGTGGTAACACTCGTCGTCTTCGCCCTCATCGGTGAGTGGATATTCAAGTTCTTCGGCTCAAGCACCGACGCCTTTGCGATAGCCGGCGGCATACTGCTCTTCAAGATGGCCATGGAGATGCTCTCAGGAAAGCTTTCGACGGTCAAGATAAGCACGGAGGAAACTGAGGAGTTCAGCGAGGAAGTGGTCACGCTGGAGGAGGTAGCTATAATACCTCTGGCAATACCGCTCATCTCAGGTCCCGGCGCGATAACAACGGTAATGCTCTACATGGCCAAAAGCCACCACCTCTCCGAGAAGGCCACCGTCATAGCGAGCATCGTGGCGATAGGGCTGACCGTCTGGCTAGTCCTCTGCTCCTCGAACAGGATACAGAAGAAGCTCGGGAGGGTCGGCATCAAGGTGATGACGAGGATGATGGGTCTGATACTCACCTCGATGGCCGTGCAGATGATAATCAACGGCATAAAGGGGGCGTTTGGGCTTTAGAGTCCAACCACCCCGGATTTTCGTCCGTTCTCCCTTTTCCCCTTGGAGTTCTTCAACCGGCACATTTTTTAGTCCAGCGGCCCTAGGTGTCGGTGGTGTTGGAGATGCGCGGCGATCTGATACGGGTTCTAAGCACCGCAGAGGAGAAGGCAAACGAGCTGAAGCTCGACGGATACGAGCCAGACGTGATCCTTCTAGGAAAGGAGGCCTACGATTTCGTAAGAGAGCAGGCCAATGAGGAGTTTGGCGGTGAGGAAGAGGTCTTCGAGCTCTCGGGCCTGAAGGTAAGGGTCGTGGAAGAGCTCGGAAAGGACGCGGTCGTCATAGACAGTAAAACCCTCGGCATGGGGCCCGGAGGGGCCAAGAGGTTTAAAGTCGTCCTATAACCCCCCAAACCTTTCCATTTCGGATTTCCATCCTC
The sequence above is drawn from the Thermococcus pacificus genome and encodes:
- a CDS encoding OsmC family protein, which produces MSEPVKGKVEWFKDYQFVGHIEGDKCSVILGEGGISPMKLLLLSVAGCTAYDVVMILQKMREPIKGLEVEISGERREEHPRIYSKVHLHYKIHGNVSEEKAKRAIELSQDKYCSASAHIKLSGAKLTYSFEIVRED
- a CDS encoding SPL family radical SAM protein; its protein translation is MYVRPFDPWKAKLCTCPFKYTLNVYTGCDHACVYCYITSYIPNAFRVRTKENLLSKLERELRKFDKRHIIALSYSSDPYPTIERELGVTRKVLELFKRYGVRCLLLTKSDIFERDIDILSELKCAVGITVTTVDERKARMLEPNAPSPRARIRALKKAKEAGIPVYARIDPIIPFYTWEDFDETLDALSFVSHITVSTLKLRADSKKRMFAKFPELRGKLWPLYEKGERIGGYHYLPQELRFEILREAERKILKRGITFGSCREGYRSFPSCDGSHLVPR
- a CDS encoding family 4A encapsulin nanocompartment shell protein, producing the protein MRGDLIRVLSTAEEKANELKLDGYEPDVILLGKEAYDFVREQANEEFGGEEEVFELSGLKVRVVEELGKDAVVIDSKTLGMGPGGAKRFKVVL
- the snatA gene encoding neutral amino acid NAAT transporter SnatA, whose product is MVGPVIEYLKYFIILYGGLFAITNPVGAVPVFLSVTHDLSWRERREIATKTAIAVVVTLVVFALIGEWIFKFFGSSTDAFAIAGGILLFKMAMEMLSGKLSTVKISTEETEEFSEEVVTLEEVAIIPLAIPLISGPGAITTVMLYMAKSHHLSEKATVIASIVAIGLTVWLVLCSSNRIQKKLGRVGIKVMTRMMGLILTSMAVQMIINGIKGAFGL